In Chryseobacterium scophthalmum, the genomic stretch CTGAAATTGAAGATGATAAAATGTTGGATGATAAAGATGATGAACTGGAAGAGAAACTGGCTTTAGAATTCCGTATAGAAGAGCTTCAGAATGCTATCGCAGAGCTTCCGGTGCAAATCAGAACGATTGTGAATCTTCTTCTGTTTGAAGACATGCCACAGGAAGAAATAGCAAAAAGTTTGAATATTCCGGCAGGTACGGTAAGGAGCTATTATCACCGTGCTAAAAAGAAAATTTTTGAAAAACTAACTCAAAAAAGTCAAAATGAAAGATCAGCTTAAAAAATATATTCAAGATCACCGGGAAGAGTTCGATATGCTCGAAGTTCCTGAAGACACGTTTGACAAAATAATGTCAAGACTGAATGAACCAGCCGTTTCTGTGGAAAAAACAATTCCTTTGTTTTCGTGGAAAAAATGGACTGTCGCTGCTTCTATAGCTGTGATTTTCAGTATTGGAAGTTATACTTTGTGGAATCAAAAGGAAAGTGAAAGAACCAGGATTGCAGTTCATGAAAAACTTAAGGAAAACGGAAGTACAGTTGATGTTTTAAATCAAAAAAATGATTTGGAAACTGTGAAAATAGATACTGTAATACAGCAAAATACAGGTAAAGCTTTCACAAAAAATAATTCAGATGATTCACAGAAAATAGTAGAAACTAAAAGTCTTGCTCAGAATGATGATCTTGAGGGCGAAAGTAATTTTGATGAGCTGAAAGCTTTAGAATTGATAAATAATCAGCATTCAGCAAGTTCAAGGTTACGAGGAATAGATTTGCTGAAGAGTTTTTCAGCTTCTGATGAAAAAATTATCAATATTTTATCTGAAAAAGCACTTTCGGATGAAAATACAAATGTAAGATTGGCTGCTGTTGAAGCTTTATCTGTACATATTGAAAATGCAGAGGTTAGTAAAAATATTCGACAGATTTTTCTCAATCAGGATGACCCTATTGTGCAAAAAGAACTTATTGCGATTTTAACTGAGAAAAATCCATCCCAACTTAACAGAGAAGTTAATGCAAAGTTGAAGGAACTTACTCTGGATCCTACAACGGCCGTTTTCGTAAAAGACGAAGCATATGCGGTTTTAATGAGATATTAAAAGCTTTTATATATAAACAAGTAAATTATTTAACAAATTAAACATTATGAAATCGCCATTATTAGAAATTATAAACACGTGTGATGGTACAGCGATAACATATGACAATTAAAAAAACAATAAAAATCTACATATGAAAAAGATATATTTAATCTTATTTGCTTTGATGACACTTTCTGTGCATGCGCAAGATGATGCTGAGCAACCCAACGCTACACAAGAAAGTTCTAAAATGTATAAAATCAAAAAAAGTAAAGGCAAGCTACTCCTTAATTTAGGTAAAGTAACGGTGGAAGGTTACAAGGGGAGCGAAATCATTTTTTCGGTGAAAGGCGAAGATGAGGATGAAGATAAACGTGCCGAAGGGCTGCAAATTGTTAATTCTTTAGGACTTGTAGATAATACAGGACTTGGAATTAATTTAAATGAAAAAGACGGCATATTAGAGGTTAATTCTTTGAAAAAAATGTCTTTTCCGGATGTGAAAATTTTAGTTCCTGAAAACGTTATTATTTCATTTAAACATCAGTCACAATATGGAGGAGATATAGTTTTCAAAAATATTCAGAATGAAATTGAAATTGCGACCACATATAACAATATCAAGCTGGAAAATATTACAGGTCCAGCTACTGTAAAATCTATTTACGGAAAAGTAGAAGCGGTTTTTAGTCAAAATACAAAAGGACCTTTGTCGATTATTTCCGTGTATGGTCTTGCGGATGTTACGCTTCCTAAATCGGTAAAAGCTGATTTGAAAACAACAACTTCTTATGGTGAAATCTATATGTCTCCGGATTTTAAAATTGATGTTGAGAAGAAAGATGGCTTGGTACGTCATGGCGATGAGCTGATTGGAAAAGTGAACGGCGGCGGTACTAATATTGAAGTTCGTTCCGATTACAGTAAAGTTTATTTAAGAGCGAAATGAGAACGGTATTAACTCTTGCAGTGAGTTTGGTTTTCGGTCTTACTGCAGCACAAAAAACGATTAATAAAAGTTTTTCTACAGATAAAAACCAAAAAATATCGTTGAAGTTTGATTATCCCGAATTGATTAAAATCAGCACTTGGGATAAGCCGGAAGTTCAAATCTTGGGAACAGTTAATATTAATGAGAATGAAAGCAATGAAGCTTTTCAGATAAAAGAATCTAAAGAAGGAAATTCTCTGGTTATTGAAGGTAAAATAGCTGAAATGAAGAATATTCCTCATCGAATCAAGGTTGAAAAAGATAATAAAAAACTGATTTTTAAAACCCGTGAAGAGTATCAAAAGTATTGTAAAGAAAATAATGTAACGTTTAATTCGATGAACAATGGCGTTGATGTGGATATCAAATTAGAAATAAAAGTTCCGAAATCTTTAATGACTCAGATAGAATCTCAATATGGCTTGGTTGAAGTGAAAGATTTTGGCGGAACAATCAATGTGAATGCGATATACGGTGGAATTGATGCTACGGTTTTGGATAAAAATGTTGGAAAGCTTTCTGCGGAAACCCATTTTGGACAAATTTATTCAAATTTAGATACCAAATTCACAGGAAAAGATTCGAATGATTTTCGTACTTTAGTTACGGCAACATTTGGAAACGGACCACAATATAATCTGGAATCCAAATACGGAAATATTTATCTAAGAAAATAGTATTGGTAGTACTCAATGAAAAACGAAATTCATCATAAGAAAATGACCGTCATCAATGGCGGTCATTTTTCAGATTTGGAAGGCTTTTACGAAGAAATTTCTCAACTTTTTATGAAAGATGAAGATTGGAAAGTCGGAACTTTAGATGGTTTTGATGATATCTTGTACGGAGTTGAAACAGATATTACTTGGAAAGACTCTCAAAAGTCGAAAGAAGATTTAGGTCTTGATTTAACTAAAAAATTTTATGAAAATAAGATTAAACAAGGGAAACCTTTCAACGTGCAATTGATTCAACAAAAATTAGACGAATTAATTGCCGGAAACGGAAAGACTTTATTTGAAATTTTAATTGAGATCATAGAATCACATCAAAAAATAGAATTGATTTTAGATTGATTTTTAAACACAAATAACACAAAATATCCGTGAAGATCTGAGAGATCTGTGGGAATTAATAGTTTGAATTGAGATTGCTTCGTCGCTTCGCTCCTCGCAATGACTATTTAATTGAAAATATATTTCCAATACACCAAAACTCCTACGATCACAGAAAGTATCGCCATCAAAGTAACGGCTCCCGCAGAAACATCTTTTATAAAGCCAATTCTTTTATCAAATTCAGGTTGAATGATATCGCAAATTTTCTCGATTGCTGTATTGAAAATTTCAGCTGCTAAAACTCCAAAACAAACGATAAGGATGAGAATTGTATCAAAACTTGACAGTTTTAGATAAAAAATCAGAAAAATATTGATGAAAAAGGCGAAAACTTCAAGCTGAAAATTTCTTTCAGATCTAAGCATAAAGAAAATACCTCGAAAAGCATTCAGAAAACTTTTATGAATCGGAGGTTTGCGCATTTTTTTTCTTTTTTACAAATATAGAAAAAAGAGGAGAATTTTAATTTTTCTCTTATCTTTGAGAAATTTAATTTTAATGATGAAAAATGTATTTCTTTTATTAGGTTTAGTGATTTCTACAAGCCTTTTTTCACAGGATTATAAGAAGAAAATTGCTAAATCTTCTTGCGATTGTGTGAAGTCAATTAAGACCGAGGGAAAAAATGGTTCGGCAATAACCTCAGAGCTGGGAGTGTGTATGCTGAAAGCTACAATGCCTTTTTCAAAAGAGATTAAAAGAGATTATAACATTGATCCTACCGCCGATATTATGGACAGCGCGAAAATGGAGCAGCTAGGAATAAAAATGGGAATTCTGATGGCGGAAGAATGTCAGGAAGAGTTTTTGAAAATAGCTCAATATTCTGATGAGGAAGCGGGAGGTAAAGAGTCTTCAGAATTTTTGATAAACGGAACGGTATCTAAAATTGAGAAAGAAAACTTTATTGTTTTCCATGTGGTAGGAGAAAATAAGATGCTGAATAAGCTTTACTGGATTTCATCTGTGGACTCCAATTTAGATTTACCTAAAGAATATCAGACTTTAATGAATAAGAAAGTTAACATCAGTTATTTTACGATGGAGATTTTTGATCCGAAAATTAATGACTACAAAACCCTGAATATTATCTCAACACTTAAAACAGAATAATGATGTTTGTTAATAACTCTCCATATTATTCTTTTCTATCTGTTTTCTATTTATTATATTTGTAGAAACTTATTTTTAAATCTATGAAATTTATTATTTCAAGTGGTGAACTGCAGAAGGCTTTGCAAACTGTAAGTGGCGTAATATCAAGTTCTCAGTCGAGACCGATTTTAGAAAACTATCTTTTTGAACTAAACGAAAACAACGTTACCATTACTGCATCTGATGGCGAAACGACACTTATTACTTCTTTGGAGGTAAAGTCTGACGATTCTGGTAAGTTTGCGGTTCCAGCTAAGATTTTTCAAGATTTTATTAAAACCTATGGCGAACAGCCTCTTACTTTGGTAGTGAAAGATAATGCTGAAAATACAGGAAGTTTGCTTGAAATTTTGGATGAAAAAGATAATTTTGCTGTGGCTTTAGATAACGCAGATGATTATCCTGAGATTCCGGAATTTGATGCTTCTCAAAGTATCACAATGCCTGCAGGAGTTTTGTCTGAAGCTTTAACCAACACACTTTTTGCAACAAGCAATGATTCTCTTCGTCCGGTAATGACAGGAGTTTTGTTCCAGTTTGGGGAAAACGAAACCAATTTTGTTTCTACAGATTCTCACAGATTGGTAGTGTACAAAAGAACAGATTTGATGAATGCCGAACCAATGGAATTCATCATGCCTAAAAAGCCGTTGAATATTTTCAAAAATATTTTAGCAAGCTCAAACGAAGACATTAAAATCGACTTCAACGAGAATATGGCTAAATTTACTTTTGGTAAACATATCTGGATCTGTAGATTAATCGACGGTAAATATCCTAACTATACTGCGGTAATCCCTAAAGAGAACCCGAATGTTTTGACGATCAACAGAAACCTTTTGTTAGGTGCGATTAAGAGAGCGTCGATCATGTCTAATAAATCAACCAATCAGGTAAGATTCAAATTATCTGCAAATATTCTTCACCTTCACGCAGAAGATACAGAATATGCAAACAAAGCAGATATGCAGATTCCTTGTGATTATAATGGTGAAGATATCAACATCGGTTTCAGTTCTAAATTCTTAACAGAAATGTTGGGTATTTTAGGAGCAGATGATATTACAATGAAAATGTCTCAACCCAACAGACCGGGAATCATTGAGCCGCTTGACGGACTTGAAGAAAACGAAAATATCTTAATGCTTTCAATGCCGGTAATCGGATTGTAAGATTAAAAAAATATAAGTGAAAAGGATCTCAAATTTTTGAGATCCTTTTTTTTTGCGGAAGCATTTTGGTTGATTTTAGATATTGAGGTTTCAATCAAAATATGTTATAATAATTTTATTTTTTTTCAATCTTTACCAATCCTTGTCTGGTCGCTAAATAAAGGTTTCCTTTCTCATCAAATGTCATTGTTGAGATGTATGAAGTTGGAATATCTGAGTTTTGATTATGATAATTTTCCCATCCATCTTTTAAGTCGTATCTTATCAATCCTGCTCTGTCGGTTGATATCCAAACTACTTTATCAGTTTTGTCGTAAAGAATACAGTTTGTATGATTAAAAGGCATTCCTGAGTTTTCTGTTGTGTATTGTTTAAATGTTCCGTCATTATTTCTAATTGCAAAACCTTCATTTCTATTTACCTGTCCTTTTTCTTTAGAGTTAAACTCATATAACGTAAAGTATAGATTACCATTTTCATCTTCATCCATTGAGGTAATACATTTGCCTTTTAATATCGTCGAAGAATTTTCAAAATTTATAGCTTTTCCATTTTCATCGATCATTACCGTTCCGCTAAAAGTTCCAATCCAGATTCTGTTTTTAGAATCCCTTTTTGCGAAAGTTACTCTGTCGGAAGGAAATTCTTTAATTTTACTTTTATTGATATTTGACCATTTTCCGTTTTTGAAAATTGTTAATCCTTCATCAGAACAGAAAAATACTTCGCCGGTTTTCGGGTTGTTAATTATTTCATAGGCTCCGTCAATGCCGATTTCTTTAGGATCATATTTTGTCCATTTATCATTATCAAAACTATAAATGTTGTTGGTTGCTGCAACCCATTTTATATTGTCATTATCCGAAGCAAGGGCATAATATGAAAGAATTTTCCTTTATCAGTAATATTTTGCTCTACGTTTTTAAAATCTTTGCCATCAAAAGTGACCAAACTTTCATCTGCAGTTAACCAAATTAATCCACTTTTATCAATTGCAATATGATCATTCATATTGTTTGGAAGATTGGAGTTTTTAGAGTTCCAAGATGTTATCTTATAATTTTTTAAATTTTCGTTTTTATAATTATAAGTTTTATTGAATATTTCAGGATTTGTAGGTCTGTCAAATGATTTTGTAAAAGCTTTGACATCTACTCTTTCTACATTCCCTTTGATTTTGTTTTCGTTGATGGCGAAAATTAAATTAATTGAAGACTTTTCCTCCTTTTTTCCAGCTGTAATTGCAGGTGACCAGTTTTTCAATTTATTTAATTTTTCAATAATCTTTAAAGTAATTGGGTTTTTTGATTGGTCTGTATGGCTTAGAACACAAGCTTTTCCTTTCGAATCAACAAGCATCTGAAATTTAATAACACCTTTTAAGCCTTTTAAATTCAAAGATTCTTGAAGTTCATTTTGTAATTGCAAAAAATTTTGTTCATCATATCCGGCTTTTACATCTCCACAATCCAGGCAAAACTTATCTGTTTTACAGTTGTCTAATTTTACAGGAAAAATATTTTGAGCATTCAGGTTTACTGCGAAAGCAGTCGATAAAATTAAAATTGTTTTTTTCATCTAGTTTAGTTTTCTATTTTGGATGATTAATAATGGCATTCAGTTTTTAATTTTTATTGATCAAATATAATTTTTATATGTTTAATCTACTAAAATTCTATAATCAAAAACTTCTTTTCTGTTTTTTAGGATTGATTCAAAATAAATGGGTTTAATGCTAATCTGCCTGCGATAAAATTTAAAATCATCATTGTAGATCTCTAAAATTTTATCTTTAGTTTCTTTATTGGGATTTTGTAAATATTTTTCACAAAGACAAAGAGCCAATTCTTGTTTCGCAGATTCAAGCCTCCATTGATTACCGACCATATGTTGTCCGTCTACTTTAAATTCCTCTTTTTCATCTAAAACATCATACTTGATTTTACAAAATCTAAAACTAACTTCTCCGGTATATTTTTCGGTACAGGAAAACAGTATTGTCAAAAGCGAGAATAGATAGATTGGTTTCATTTTGCAAAGTCTATGTTAGTTGCAATCTTTTATTTTTCTTCCGATTTTATACTCTGTTTCGCATATTGTTCCATCATCACTCAAGCAAAACCAAATGCCATTTTTTTTCCCATTTATATATTCTTCGTGTATTTTTAAAATTTCTTTTTCAAAAAAATTAAATTCTGACTTTCTCTCATTTTCATCGAAAATTGTCTCCCAATATTTATTTCCATCAGAACTGAATCTGATGTGTTTAATTTTTTTGTTTTTTTCGGGAATATATAAAGTTTCATCACTAACAATTTGCTCAGAATTTATGTTGTAGTAGAGCAATGTTTTGTTCAATTTTCCATTTTGATAAAATTCTTCAAATTTCAACCCATTTTTATTATACGTCTGTGCAATTCCCGAATAAAATTTGTTTGTTGATTTGTCATATGCGATTCCATTTTGAAAATAAATCTCTAAGTTTTTCAATTTTTTGAATTGGATGTTTTTGCATTTATTTTTATCATACCAACTTATCCATTTTTTGCGGTCTTCTTCATAATACCCACTAGGATATGTTCTCGCATAATTTGCCATGCTTTCTGTCGAAACGTGAGCGTATTTTAAAATGAATTTTAGTGAGTTAAGAAATTCTTCGTTTTGTATTTTATAAATTAAACTGTCAACAACTTTTATGTTATTAAAAAATTCTTCTTTGAAGTATAGGTTTTCTGTACAGTTTTCTATTGTACTAATTTGACTTCTTCCGAAAAACGGAACAAAACAAATTAGTACAAATAGTAATTTATTTAAATTTCTAGTTTTCATTAATTTTTTTTCTCAGTTTTTTCCAATAGAACTAGATTATAAAAAATTGCGGAGTTGGAAAAATAGCGCGGTTAAATATTTCGAATATTTCAATGTAGATTTACCCCGCATTTTGCCAATGCAATGTTAATCGAAGTTGTTATTTGTAATTTATTTTGTGATTTAATTCAATTGGATTATTTTCTTGTAAAATATTATTTTGCATCTCTTTAACCTTTATAGAAATATCCACTGTACTACCTTTCGGATCGGTAAATGTAGCTGTCTTCCAACCTTTTGAATTTATATTAAATGGGTCATTAAAATATGATTTTGCAAGTGTTTCATATTTTT encodes the following:
- a CDS encoding ribonuclease inhibitor, with protein sequence MKNEIHHKKMTVINGGHFSDLEGFYEEISQLFMKDEDWKVGTLDGFDDILYGVETDITWKDSQKSKEDLGLDLTKKFYENKIKQGKPFNVQLIQQKLDELIAGNGKTLFEILIEIIESHQKIELILD
- a CDS encoding DUF4097 family beta strand repeat-containing protein; its protein translation is MRTVLTLAVSLVFGLTAAQKTINKSFSTDKNQKISLKFDYPELIKISTWDKPEVQILGTVNINENESNEAFQIKESKEGNSLVIEGKIAEMKNIPHRIKVEKDNKKLIFKTREEYQKYCKENNVTFNSMNNGVDVDIKLEIKVPKSLMTQIESQYGLVEVKDFGGTINVNAIYGGIDATVLDKNVGKLSAETHFGQIYSNLDTKFTGKDSNDFRTLVTATFGNGPQYNLESKYGNIYLRK
- a CDS encoding DUF4097 family beta strand repeat-containing protein, yielding MKKIYLILFALMTLSVHAQDDAEQPNATQESSKMYKIKKSKGKLLLNLGKVTVEGYKGSEIIFSVKGEDEDEDKRAEGLQIVNSLGLVDNTGLGINLNEKDGILEVNSLKKMSFPDVKILVPENVIISFKHQSQYGGDIVFKNIQNEIEIATTYNNIKLENITGPATVKSIYGKVEAVFSQNTKGPLSIISVYGLADVTLPKSVKADLKTTTSYGEIYMSPDFKIDVEKKDGLVRHGDELIGKVNGGGTNIEVRSDYSKVYLRAK
- the dnaN gene encoding DNA polymerase III subunit beta, which translates into the protein MKFIISSGELQKALQTVSGVISSSQSRPILENYLFELNENNVTITASDGETTLITSLEVKSDDSGKFAVPAKIFQDFIKTYGEQPLTLVVKDNAENTGSLLEILDEKDNFAVALDNADDYPEIPEFDASQSITMPAGVLSEALTNTLFATSNDSLRPVMTGVLFQFGENETNFVSTDSHRLVVYKRTDLMNAEPMEFIMPKKPLNIFKNILASSNEDIKIDFNENMAKFTFGKHIWICRLIDGKYPNYTAVIPKENPNVLTINRNLLLGAIKRASIMSNKSTNQVRFKLSANILHLHAEDTEYANKADMQIPCDYNGEDINIGFSSKFLTEMLGILGADDITMKMSQPNRPGIIEPLDGLEENENILMLSMPVIGL
- a CDS encoding toxin-antitoxin system YwqK family antitoxin, with product MKTRNLNKLLFVLICFVPFFGRSQISTIENCTENLYFKEEFFNNIKVVDSLIYKIQNEEFLNSLKFILKYAHVSTESMANYARTYPSGYYEEDRKKWISWYDKNKCKNIQFKKLKNLEIYFQNGIAYDKSTNKFYSGIAQTYNKNGLKFEEFYQNGKLNKTLLYYNINSEQIVSDETLYIPEKNKKIKHIRFSSDGNKYWETIFDENERKSEFNFFEKEILKIHEEYINGKKNGIWFCLSDDGTICETEYKIGRKIKDCN
- a CDS encoding HEAT repeat domain-containing protein, translated to MKDQLKKYIQDHREEFDMLEVPEDTFDKIMSRLNEPAVSVEKTIPLFSWKKWTVAASIAVIFSIGSYTLWNQKESERTRIAVHEKLKENGSTVDVLNQKNDLETVKIDTVIQQNTGKAFTKNNSDDSQKIVETKSLAQNDDLEGESNFDELKALELINNQHSASSRLRGIDLLKSFSASDEKIINILSEKALSDENTNVRLAAVEALSVHIENAEVSKNIRQIFLNQDDPIVQKELIAILTEKNPSQLNREVNAKLKELTLDPTTAVFVKDEAYAVLMRY
- a CDS encoding diacylglycerol kinase family protein, with the translated sequence MRKPPIHKSFLNAFRGIFFMLRSERNFQLEVFAFFINIFLIFYLKLSSFDTILILIVCFGVLAAEIFNTAIEKICDIIQPEFDKRIGFIKDVSAGAVTLMAILSVIVGVLVYWKYIFN